The genomic DNA TTTGTTCTTTGTGTAGGAGTGATTCTTTTAACTCTCAGctgccatttttgtttttcagggctCGAGCCTGGCACTGTCGTTGTCACCAAGCAGTCTGTTGATGCCACCTTCCTGCCCAAGTTTGAGCAGGTGATCCTGGGGAAGACGGTGGTGCGTAACACAGATCTGGACCAGAGCCTAGCTGAAGAGCTGTTACAGTGCAGCAAAGAGCTGAACCAGTTTGAGACAGTGATAGGCAACACAATGTGCACCCTGGATTTCTATGAAGGTGTGCTATTTGAtacattgatgtttttttacacattgaTCAGCAACATGTACATGGGTTTGGTTGTAATGTGTATTTGCATTCTTTCTGTAATTGTTTCCACATTTGTTCAATCCACCAGGACAAGCCCGTTTGGATGGTGCGTTCTGCTCCTATACTGAGACGGATAAGCAGGACTTCCTTAACAGAGCCAATGAAGCAGGGGTCTGCAATATTGAAATGGAGTCTTCAGTTTTTGCTGCTATGTGCAAGCTGAGCGGTCTACGAGGTGAGAAAAACATCCTCTGTTTTATGTTATGacttagacattttttttccacaaaaccCGCACGTTGAGTTTCTGATGCTAATTTCTTCTTGTGCACAGCTGCTGTGGTTTGTGTGACACTACTGGATCGTCTGAAGGGGGATCAGCTGAGCAGCTCTAGCGAAGTTCTTCACGATTACCAACACCGTCCACAAGTACTAGTCAGCTGCTACATTAAGAAGCAGCTGAAGGCCAAAGCCGCACGTAGATAAGtgcaacatttacacacaagAATACACCAGACGATCAGTGATGTATCTCACATTGAA from Labrus mixtus chromosome 11, fLabMix1.1, whole genome shotgun sequence includes the following:
- the upp1 gene encoding uridine phosphorylase 1, whose translation is MDPEDNTSTASCKSPVCVHNPHLDSLKDDILYHFSLGTGTHNLPAMFGDVKFVCVGGSPWRMMSFIKYIAAELKMEDPKSEYPNICAGTDRYAMYKVGPVLSVSHGMGIPSIAIMLHELIKLLHHSHCTDVTIIRIGTSGGIGLEPGTVVVTKQSVDATFLPKFEQVILGKTVVRNTDLDQSLAEELLQCSKELNQFETVIGNTMCTLDFYEGQARLDGAFCSYTETDKQDFLNRANEAGVCNIEMESSVFAAMCKLSGLRAAVVCVTLLDRLKGDQLSSSSEVLHDYQHRPQVLVSCYIKKQLKAKAARR